In Nocardia sputorum, a single genomic region encodes these proteins:
- a CDS encoding acyl-CoA dehydrogenase family protein, translated as MRIAYTPQQEQLRAELRDYFARLITPERREALSAQTGEYGQGNVYREVVQQMGHDGWLALGWPKEYGGQDRPTMDQLIFTDEAAIAGAPVPFLTINSVAPTIMHYGSEEQKKFFLPKIAAGELHFSIGYSEPGAGTDLASLRTTAVRDGDDYVINGQKMWTSLIAYADYVWLAVRTDPTAKKHKGISMLIVPTTAEGFSWTPVHTMAGPDTSATYYQDVRVPASALVGQENGGWALITNQLNHERVALTSAAPLALALNQTVEWARNTKAADGSRVIDREWVQLNLAKVHAKVDYIKLLNWEIASRADAGGDAAPRPWDASACKVYGTELATEAYRLLMEVLGPQAYLRQDSPGAQLRGRLERMHRAALILTFGGGTNEVQRDIIAMTALKQPAAAR; from the coding sequence ATGCGCATTGCGTACACGCCGCAACAGGAGCAGCTGCGCGCAGAGCTGCGCGACTACTTCGCGCGGCTCATCACCCCCGAGCGCCGGGAGGCGCTGAGCGCGCAAACCGGCGAGTACGGGCAGGGCAATGTGTACCGCGAGGTGGTCCAGCAGATGGGCCACGACGGCTGGCTGGCGCTGGGCTGGCCCAAGGAGTACGGCGGCCAGGACCGCCCCACCATGGACCAGCTGATCTTCACCGACGAGGCCGCGATCGCGGGCGCGCCGGTGCCGTTCCTGACCATCAACTCGGTCGCGCCGACGATCATGCACTACGGCAGCGAGGAACAGAAGAAGTTCTTCCTGCCCAAGATCGCGGCCGGTGAGCTGCACTTCTCCATCGGCTACTCGGAGCCGGGCGCGGGCACCGACCTGGCCAGCCTGCGCACCACCGCGGTGCGCGACGGCGACGACTACGTGATCAACGGCCAGAAGATGTGGACCAGCCTGATCGCCTACGCCGACTACGTCTGGCTGGCCGTGCGCACCGATCCGACGGCCAAGAAGCACAAGGGCATCAGCATGCTCATCGTGCCGACCACCGCCGAGGGATTCTCCTGGACTCCCGTGCACACGATGGCGGGACCGGACACCAGCGCCACCTACTACCAGGACGTTCGCGTGCCCGCGAGCGCGCTGGTCGGCCAGGAGAACGGCGGCTGGGCACTGATCACCAACCAGCTCAACCATGAGCGCGTCGCGCTCACCTCGGCCGCGCCGCTGGCGCTGGCGCTGAACCAGACCGTCGAGTGGGCGCGCAACACCAAGGCCGCCGACGGCTCCCGCGTGATCGACCGCGAGTGGGTGCAGCTCAACCTGGCCAAGGTGCATGCCAAGGTCGACTACATCAAGCTGCTGAACTGGGAGATCGCCAGCCGCGCCGACGCGGGCGGCGACGCGGCTCCGCGGCCGTGGGACGCCTCGGCCTGCAAGGTGTACGGCACCGAACTGGCCACCGAGGCCTACCGGTTGCTCATGGAGGTGCTCGGCCCGCAGGCGTACTTGCGCCAGGACTCCCCCGGCGCGCAACTGCGCGGACGGCTGGAGCGGATGCACCGAGCCGCGCTCATCCTCACCTTCGGCGGCGGCACCAACGAGGTGCAGCGCGACATCATCGCCATGACCGCCCTCAAGCAGCCTGCCGCGGCACGCTGA
- a CDS encoding ferredoxin, whose product MKISVDPDQCEANGICVGIAPDVFELDDEDVLHITNADVPDDRLADVQDAVAQCPKAALRLQ is encoded by the coding sequence ATGAAGATCAGTGTCGATCCGGACCAGTGCGAAGCGAATGGAATCTGTGTCGGAATCGCCCCCGACGTGTTCGAACTCGATGACGAGGACGTACTGCACATCACGAACGCCGACGTGCCCGACGATCGGCTCGCCGATGTCCAGGACGCCGTCGCGCAGTGCCCCAAGGCGGCGCTGCGGTTGCAGTGA
- a CDS encoding 3-oxoacyl-ACP reductase, producing the protein MSNDLSLAGRVAIVTGGGAGLGRAEALALARAGASVVVNDLAESDAVAGTLGEIRALGAKAEFVAGSIAERATADALIRTAEESFGSVDIVVNNAGITRDRMLFNMSDEDFDAVLAVHLRGHFLLSRNAAAYWRGKSKQVGGPVYGRLINTSSEAGLLGPEGQANYGAAKAGITALTLSAARALSRYGVRANAIAPRARTAMTEAVFSPAPEGAADPLSPDHVARLVAYLASPAADAVNGQLFVVYGGMVALMAAPVVERRFDATGGEWSAQDLADTLGGYFADRPQGRTFSASSLTELG; encoded by the coding sequence GTGAGCAATGATCTGAGCCTTGCGGGCCGTGTAGCGATCGTGACCGGCGGCGGCGCCGGACTTGGGCGGGCCGAAGCGCTCGCGCTGGCCCGGGCCGGCGCGTCGGTGGTGGTCAACGACCTCGCGGAGTCGGACGCGGTCGCCGGCACGCTCGGGGAGATCCGGGCGCTCGGCGCCAAGGCGGAGTTCGTCGCGGGCAGTATCGCCGAACGCGCCACCGCCGACGCGTTGATCCGCACCGCGGAGGAGTCGTTCGGATCGGTCGACATCGTCGTCAACAACGCGGGCATCACCCGCGACCGGATGCTGTTCAACATGTCCGACGAGGACTTCGACGCGGTGCTCGCGGTGCATCTGCGCGGCCATTTCCTTCTCTCGCGCAATGCCGCCGCCTACTGGCGCGGCAAGTCGAAGCAGGTGGGCGGGCCGGTCTACGGCCGGTTGATCAACACCTCGTCGGAGGCCGGGCTGCTCGGGCCGGAGGGGCAGGCCAACTACGGCGCCGCGAAGGCGGGCATCACCGCGCTGACCCTCTCGGCCGCGCGGGCCCTCTCGCGCTACGGCGTGCGCGCCAACGCGATCGCGCCGCGGGCGCGCACCGCGATGACCGAGGCGGTATTCAGTCCCGCCCCGGAGGGTGCGGCCGATCCGCTGTCGCCCGATCACGTCGCGCGGCTGGTCGCCTACCTGGCCTCGCCCGCGGCCGACGCGGTCAACGGGCAACTGTTCGTCGTCTACGGGGGGATGGTGGCGCTGATGGCGGCGCCGGTCGTGGAGCGCCGGTTCGACGCCACCGGCGGGGAGTGGTCGGCCCAGGATCTGGCCGACACGCTGGGCGGCTACTTCGCCGATCGTCCGCAAGGGCGGACTTTCTCGGCGTCTTCGCTGACCGAGCTGGGGTGA
- a CDS encoding MlaE family ABC transporter permease, translated as MNEVLAVPLRAVGGFFELTADVARSSVRRPFQWREFIDQSWFIARVSIVPTLLVAIPFTVLVSFTLNILLREIGAADLSGAGAAFGAVTQVGPIVTVLIVAGAGATAICADLGARTIREEIDAMRVLGINPVHRLVVPRVLASMFVALMLNSLVCTIGIVGGFLFSVFLQDVNPGAFVNGITLLTHLPELIISEVKAGLFGLIAGLVACYLGLNVKGGPKSVGDAVNQTVVFAFMALFVVNVVVTAVGIKFTAR; from the coding sequence ATGAACGAGGTCCTTGCCGTGCCATTGCGGGCCGTCGGTGGATTCTTCGAACTCACCGCCGATGTCGCACGCTCCAGCGTGCGCAGACCGTTTCAATGGCGCGAGTTCATCGACCAGTCCTGGTTCATCGCGCGGGTATCGATCGTGCCCACATTGCTGGTGGCCATTCCGTTCACCGTTCTGGTGAGCTTCACGCTGAACATTCTGTTGCGGGAGATCGGCGCGGCCGACCTCAGCGGCGCGGGCGCGGCATTCGGCGCGGTCACCCAGGTCGGGCCGATCGTCACCGTGCTCATCGTCGCGGGTGCGGGCGCCACCGCGATCTGCGCCGATCTCGGCGCGCGCACCATCCGCGAGGAGATCGACGCGATGCGGGTGCTCGGCATCAATCCGGTGCACCGCTTGGTGGTCCCCCGGGTGCTCGCCTCGATGTTCGTCGCGCTGATGCTCAACAGCCTGGTATGCACCATCGGCATCGTCGGCGGATTTCTGTTCTCGGTGTTTCTGCAGGACGTGAACCCCGGCGCGTTCGTCAATGGCATCACGCTGCTCACCCATCTGCCCGAGTTGATCATTTCGGAGGTGAAAGCCGGATTGTTCGGGCTGATCGCCGGACTGGTCGCCTGCTATCTGGGCCTGAATGTCAAAGGTGGACCCAAGAGTGTCGGTGATGCGGTGAATCAGACCGTAGTCTTCGCTTTTATGGCCCTGTTCGTCGTGAACGTGGTGGTCACCGCCGTCGGCATCAAGTTCACGGCGCGGTGA
- a CDS encoding MlaE family ABC transporter permease, whose amino-acid sequence MAFVIESRFPRTVRRVRRMSDSLDSVGKHAVFYAQALGAIPRALVHYRTETIRLIAEISMGTGALAVIGGTVVIVGFLTLFAGGTIAVQGYSSLGNIGVEALTGFFAAFINVRIAAPVISGIGLAATIGAGSTAQLGAMRVAEEIDALESMAIRPVPYLVGTRVLAGMIAIVPLYALAVIASFLASRFATVVIYGQSAGVYDHYFSTFLIPSDILWSFAQAIFMALAVMLIHTYYGYNAAGGPVGVGVAVGNAVRASLVAVVTVTLLISLAIYGTSGNFHLSG is encoded by the coding sequence ATGGCCTTCGTAATCGAATCCCGCTTTCCCCGGACCGTGCGACGGGTGCGCCGCATGTCGGACTCGCTCGATTCGGTGGGCAAGCATGCCGTGTTCTACGCCCAGGCGCTCGGTGCCATTCCGCGGGCTCTGGTGCACTATCGCACCGAGACCATCCGGCTGATCGCCGAGATCAGCATGGGCACCGGCGCGCTGGCGGTGATCGGCGGCACGGTGGTGATCGTCGGGTTCCTCACCCTCTTCGCGGGCGGCACGATCGCCGTGCAGGGCTACAGCTCTCTGGGCAATATCGGCGTCGAGGCGCTGACCGGCTTCTTCGCCGCGTTCATCAACGTCCGCATCGCGGCGCCGGTGATCTCCGGCATCGGCTTGGCGGCCACCATCGGAGCAGGCTCCACCGCGCAGCTGGGCGCGATGCGGGTGGCCGAGGAGATCGACGCGCTGGAGTCGATGGCGATCCGGCCGGTGCCGTACCTGGTCGGCACCCGCGTGCTGGCCGGGATGATCGCGATCGTCCCGCTGTACGCGCTCGCGGTGATCGCCTCGTTCCTGGCCAGCCGCTTCGCCACCGTGGTGATCTACGGGCAGTCGGCGGGCGTCTACGACCACTACTTCTCCACGTTCCTCATCCCGAGCGACATCCTCTGGTCCTTCGCCCAGGCGATCTTCATGGCGCTGGCGGTCATGCTGATCCACACCTACTACGGGTACAACGCCGCGGGCGGGCCGGTCGGCGTGGGTGTCGCGGTGGGCAACGCGGTGCGCGCCTCCTTGGTCGCGGTGGTCACGGTGACCCTGTTGATCTCGCTGGCCATCTACGGCACCTCCGGCAACTTCCATCTCTCCGGATAG
- a CDS encoding MCE family protein, which produces MQALRGGLGLKLAGAAMVLALVAVVAVALIMFVGGFTPTATVTVDAPRSGLVLDPDAKVKVRGVEIGRVDSVDNTDEGARLKLALDPELLKLVPSNADVDIRSTTVFGAKYVNFIVPQQPSTTSLQPGAVVTAQRVTVEFNTLFQHLSDVLAKIEPEKLNATLSALGTALQGRGEKLGALLEQSDAYLRDINPYLPALQQDLAKTGQVTELYADTVNDLLRTVDNFTVTSRTLAQEQDSLDNVLVNLTGLADTTGSVLRDNENQLGTALDLLRPTTGLLDEYAPALYCLIGGLGKALPMGEAVFGGLQEGVALNTGFMYGAKPYTYPEDLPKVNATGGPQCAGILDRVPGSHSNYVVTDTSEGHVYTPSTTLSVNPPKIFQILFAGLPGVPRP; this is translated from the coding sequence ATGCAGGCGCTGCGCGGCGGGCTCGGCCTGAAACTGGCCGGGGCCGCGATGGTGCTCGCGCTGGTCGCCGTCGTGGCGGTCGCACTGATCATGTTCGTCGGCGGGTTCACGCCTACGGCCACCGTGACGGTGGACGCGCCGCGCAGCGGCCTGGTGCTGGACCCGGACGCCAAGGTGAAGGTTCGCGGGGTGGAGATCGGCCGGGTGGACTCCGTCGACAACACCGACGAGGGCGCCCGGCTGAAGCTGGCACTCGATCCGGAGCTGTTGAAGCTGGTGCCGTCCAACGCGGACGTCGACATCAGGTCCACCACGGTGTTCGGCGCGAAGTACGTCAACTTCATCGTTCCGCAGCAGCCCTCGACCACGTCGCTGCAACCGGGCGCGGTCGTCACCGCGCAACGGGTGACCGTCGAGTTCAACACGCTGTTCCAGCACCTGTCCGACGTGCTGGCCAAGATCGAGCCGGAGAAGCTGAACGCGACGCTGTCCGCGCTGGGCACCGCGTTGCAGGGTCGCGGGGAGAAGCTGGGCGCACTGCTCGAGCAGAGCGACGCCTACCTGCGCGACATCAACCCGTATCTGCCGGCGCTGCAACAGGACCTGGCGAAAACCGGCCAGGTCACCGAGCTGTACGCGGATACGGTGAACGACCTGCTGCGCACAGTGGACAACTTCACGGTCACCAGCCGGACCCTGGCCCAGGAGCAGGACAGCCTGGACAACGTCCTGGTGAATCTCACCGGCCTGGCCGACACCACCGGATCGGTGTTGCGCGACAACGAGAACCAGCTCGGCACCGCGCTGGACCTGCTGCGCCCGACCACCGGCCTGCTCGACGAATACGCGCCCGCGCTGTACTGCCTGATCGGCGGCCTCGGCAAAGCGCTGCCGATGGGCGAGGCGGTCTTCGGCGGCCTGCAGGAAGGCGTCGCGCTGAACACCGGCTTCATGTACGGCGCGAAGCCGTACACCTACCCGGAGGATCTGCCCAAGGTCAACGCGACCGGCGGTCCGCAGTGCGCGGGCATCCTGGACCGGGTGCCGGGCAGCCACTCGAACTATGTCGTCACCGACACTTCGGAAGGTCACGTGTACACGCCGTCGACGACGCTGAGTGTGAACCCGCCGAAGATCTTCCAGATCCTGTTCGCCGGACTACCGGGGGTGCCGCGCCCGTGA
- a CDS encoding MCE family protein produces the protein MRNTATTVKLAIFTLVMTLIFAGLAVVFSQMRFARENGYHAVFTSSSGMLPGAKVRIAGVPVGSVTSVQVGKDYLAHVEFDVDRKYRLLTSTRAAIKYENLVGDRYLELSEGPGSNRVLQPGGTIVKEQTAPALDLDMLLGGFRPLLRGLDPGQVNDLTNALLQIFQGQGGTLVSLLNSGGSFAKTLADRDALIGSVINNLNTVLQTIDQRGDQFATTIAELQRLISGLAADKDQIGDALPRIAGATGDLTDLLAQARPDLQGTIEQTGRLATNLDAGSDTVQWVLERLPSTYRQLIRIGSYGSFLQLYVCSTNFLVDGPNGQTMKINMPGAQTTGRCADNR, from the coding sequence GTGAGGAACACCGCGACCACCGTCAAACTGGCCATCTTCACGCTGGTGATGACGCTGATCTTCGCCGGCTTGGCGGTCGTGTTCAGCCAGATGCGCTTCGCGCGGGAGAACGGCTATCACGCCGTGTTCACCAGCTCCTCGGGCATGCTGCCCGGTGCGAAGGTGCGCATCGCGGGCGTGCCGGTCGGCTCGGTCACCTCGGTACAGGTCGGCAAGGACTATCTGGCGCACGTCGAGTTCGACGTCGACCGCAAGTACCGGCTGCTCACCAGCACCCGGGCGGCGATCAAATACGAGAACCTGGTCGGCGACCGGTATCTCGAGCTGTCCGAGGGGCCGGGCTCGAACCGGGTCTTGCAGCCGGGCGGCACCATCGTCAAGGAGCAGACCGCGCCCGCGCTGGATCTGGACATGCTGCTCGGCGGGTTCCGGCCGTTGCTGCGCGGCTTGGATCCGGGACAGGTGAACGACCTGACCAACGCGCTGCTGCAGATCTTCCAGGGCCAGGGCGGCACGCTGGTGTCCCTGCTCAACAGCGGCGGTTCGTTCGCCAAGACGCTCGCCGACCGAGACGCGCTGATCGGCAGCGTCATCAACAACCTGAATACGGTGTTGCAGACGATCGACCAGCGCGGCGACCAGTTCGCCACCACCATCGCCGAACTCCAGCGCCTGATCAGCGGGTTGGCCGCCGACAAGGACCAGATCGGCGACGCGCTCCCGCGCATCGCCGGGGCCACCGGCGACCTGACCGACCTGCTCGCCCAGGCCCGCCCCGACCTGCAGGGAACCATCGAGCAGACCGGACGCCTGGCAACCAATCTCGACGCCGGGTCCGACACGGTGCAGTGGGTGCTGGAGCGGCTGCCGTCGACCTATCGCCAGCTGATCCGCATCGGCTCATACGGCTCCTTCCTCCAGCTCTACGTCTGCTCGACGAATTTCCTGGTGGACGGCCCGAACGGCCAGACGATGAAGATCAACATGCCCGGGGCGCAGACGACCGGAAGGTGTGCGGACAACCGATGA
- a CDS encoding MCE family protein: protein MNEQRSPAITIGIVGLVLAVAVALSALQFDRLPFIRSGATFTAYFADAGGLLPGDPVQVAGVRSGRVENVSLDGAKVLVRFTLAESIVLGERTSAAIKTNTVLGRKSLEVTPSGSGALRTDDTIPLDRTTSPYSLNEALSELAGTVHDLDLDRVDQTLDALSATFADTPAPLRSALDGVTALSRSINARDQALTDLLKRAQSVTKILADRGNQINALLLDGNELLGELDRRRTALGQLIVYVNGLAQQLSGLVADNEAQLKPALDKLNSVLALLQRNKQNLADALDGLGPFAAALGEQVGSGPYFQAYVINAASKTLQPLVDALVWPQHLPNDLQSYLTPPPSIEPAIQEPPR from the coding sequence ATGAACGAGCAGCGATCACCCGCCATCACCATCGGCATCGTCGGCCTCGTGCTCGCCGTGGCGGTGGCGCTGTCCGCCCTGCAATTCGACCGGTTGCCGTTCATCCGTTCCGGCGCCACATTCACCGCCTACTTCGCCGACGCGGGCGGGCTGCTCCCCGGCGACCCGGTCCAGGTCGCGGGCGTGCGGTCCGGGCGCGTGGAGAACGTCAGCCTGGACGGCGCGAAGGTGCTCGTGCGCTTCACCCTCGCGGAGTCGATCGTGCTGGGCGAGAGAACGTCCGCGGCCATCAAGACCAACACGGTGCTCGGGCGCAAATCCCTGGAGGTGACGCCGTCCGGCTCCGGCGCGCTGCGCACCGACGACACCATCCCGCTCGACCGCACCACCTCACCGTATTCGCTGAACGAGGCGCTGAGCGAACTGGCGGGCACGGTGCACGACCTGGACCTGGACCGCGTCGACCAGACCCTGGACGCGCTCTCGGCCACCTTCGCCGACACGCCCGCGCCGTTGCGCTCGGCGCTCGACGGCGTCACCGCGCTGTCGCGCAGCATCAACGCGCGCGACCAGGCCCTGACGGATCTGCTGAAGCGGGCGCAGAGCGTGACGAAGATCCTCGCCGACCGCGGCAACCAGATCAACGCGCTGCTGCTGGACGGCAACGAACTGCTCGGAGAGCTGGACCGGCGGCGCACCGCGCTCGGGCAGCTGATCGTCTACGTCAACGGACTCGCTCAGCAGTTGTCCGGTTTGGTCGCCGACAACGAGGCGCAGCTCAAACCCGCGCTGGACAAGCTCAATTCGGTGCTTGCGCTGTTGCAGCGCAACAAGCAGAACCTCGCCGACGCGCTGGACGGGCTCGGCCCGTTCGCCGCCGCCCTGGGCGAACAGGTCGGCAGCGGCCCCTACTTCCAGGCGTACGTGATCAACGCCGCGAGCAAGACGCTGCAGCCGCTGGTGGACGCGCTGGTGTGGCCGCAGCACCTGCCGAACGATCTGCAGAGCTACCTCACGCCGCCCCCCTCGATCGAACCCGCGATACAGGAGCCGCCGCGATGA
- a CDS encoding MCE family protein, which translates to MCMLNVVRKLPRWALVLAGVVVAALVVAVAWNGIARIGTTKVTAYFPSTSGLYAGDDVRVLGVKVGRIDAIEPGADRVKVTMTLNRGVDVPADPKAVIISPSLVSARFIQLAPAYTGGPKLGDDSVIPIEHTAVPVEWDDIKAELSKLATALGPVGDDKQGSFGRFVDTAADNLDGNGQRFRDTLRELSATLSTLSDGRTDLFGTVRNLQKFVEVLSASNEQIVQFGGRLASVSSVLAGVSSDLGAGLDNLDAAIVDVRRFIDGSGAELTEGVQRLADATQVLVDKRPELERVLHSGPTALVNFYQIYKPAQGTLTGAIALNNPADPLGFLCGSVRALETNDADRSADLCAQYLAPVINSLSMNYVPIMTNPASGVTAFPDQLVYTDPSLAGRVANQTPQQPQPAPVSVPQGLAGLAIPGLTGGGR; encoded by the coding sequence ATGTGCATGCTGAACGTCGTACGAAAACTGCCCCGCTGGGCGCTGGTGCTGGCCGGAGTGGTCGTCGCGGCGCTCGTGGTCGCGGTCGCGTGGAACGGCATCGCCCGCATCGGCACCACGAAGGTCACCGCCTACTTCCCGTCCACGTCGGGCCTGTACGCGGGCGACGACGTACGGGTACTCGGCGTCAAGGTCGGCCGAATCGACGCCATCGAGCCCGGCGCCGACCGGGTGAAGGTGACGATGACCCTGAATCGCGGAGTCGACGTCCCCGCCGACCCGAAGGCGGTGATCATCTCGCCATCGCTGGTGTCGGCGCGTTTCATCCAGCTCGCGCCCGCCTACACCGGCGGACCGAAGCTGGGCGACGACAGCGTGATCCCGATCGAGCACACCGCGGTGCCGGTCGAGTGGGACGACATCAAGGCCGAGCTGTCCAAGCTGGCCACCGCGCTCGGCCCGGTCGGCGACGACAAGCAGGGCTCGTTCGGCCGCTTCGTCGACACCGCCGCCGACAACCTCGACGGCAACGGGCAGCGGTTCCGCGACACATTGCGGGAGCTGTCGGCGACTTTGAGCACGCTGTCGGACGGTCGCACCGACCTCTTCGGCACCGTGCGCAACCTGCAGAAGTTCGTCGAGGTGCTGTCGGCGAGCAACGAGCAGATCGTGCAGTTCGGCGGACGGCTGGCGTCGGTGTCCTCGGTGCTGGCGGGGGTCTCCTCGGACCTCGGTGCGGGACTGGACAACCTGGACGCGGCGATCGTCGACGTGCGCCGGTTCATCGACGGCAGCGGCGCCGAACTCACCGAGGGCGTGCAGCGGCTGGCCGACGCCACCCAGGTGCTGGTCGACAAGCGGCCGGAACTGGAACGCGTCCTGCACTCAGGCCCCACCGCGCTGGTCAACTTCTACCAGATCTACAAACCGGCCCAAGGCACCCTGACCGGCGCGATCGCGCTGAACAACCCGGCCGATCCGCTCGGCTTCCTGTGCGGTTCGGTCCGGGCGCTGGAGACCAACGACGCCGACCGCAGCGCCGACCTGTGCGCGCAGTACCTGGCGCCCGTGATCAACAGCCTGAGCATGAACTACGTGCCGATCATGACGAACCCGGCCAGCGGTGTGACCGCGTTCCCCGACCAGCTGGTGTACACCGA